One part of the Fusobacterium pseudoperiodonticum genome encodes these proteins:
- a CDS encoding type II toxin-antitoxin system RelB/DinJ family antitoxin, with protein MATLTINTDEKTAENFYAFCEELGLDMSTAITLYMKACLREQKIPFELKVAKKEVVQNVRTAPATIEELLENYDI; from the coding sequence ATGGCTACATTAACAATTAATACAGATGAAAAAACAGCAGAAAATTTTTATGCATTTTGTGAAGAACTTGGTTTAGATATGTCAACAGCAATAACACTATATATGAAGGCTTGTTTGAGAGAACAAAAAATTCCTTTTGAACTTAAAGTAGCAAAGAAAGAAGTTGTTCAAAATGTAAGAACTGCACCTGCTACAATAGAGGAATTATTAGAAAATTATGATATTTAA